Genomic segment of Mercurialis annua linkage group LG6, ddMerAnnu1.2, whole genome shotgun sequence:
GGCCCTGTAATTATTTGGAACCAACTCTCTCCCCTGACCTGATTTGCGTGAAAGAACAAAGCATAAGcatttatgaaattatttttctcAAATCAGTTAGAAGCATGCTCTTGATCAATTGATACTCACAAGTTTACAGTTGTTTGGTATAAAATTCACCCAGTCTTGAGCTTCCACACAAGGATGTCTACTTTCTTCTAATATAATATCTCCAACATTCTacaacataaaaattaatatcatgATGTACTGAAATTCAATTCTATAAGATAATAATTCAAAGGACAATAGAAGTAGGTAATTACTGATAGAGTGATGATTGGTCTTGTATAAGGTGTTGGGCAGCTTGAAGCCAACTCAGCAAAACTGAGTAAGACATCAAGCTCAGATATCATGCCAGCTAAAGACTCAAACACCTGCAAGACAAAATTTTCACTAATCCAGAACAAGAACCTGattgaataaaaaatacaagACAACAAATGAATACCTCAGAAAAAGTTGCTGCAGTTCGAACAACCCGATTAACAATCTCTTTTTGACAACTCGTGTACTCATCGGCTATTCTTTGGTATTGGTCTCCTAACTTCTTAAGTTTTGTGTTTGTGAATTTGACCCCATCCTTTCGGGTTTCTAGGACAATAAATTGGGTTGTTAGCTGTTTCCTTATTTTTGGCTCTTCTTTCTTTGTAATCCTGAAGACATGTCCAAATTGCGTTCCTTTATCTAATTTTAAACCTTTATCTTGTGGAAGATCAAGATCTTGTGAAATTCGTTTATGCAAATTGTATATTTGGAGTTCCACCGACTCTTGTTCGTCTTTCAAAGCCGATAGTGCAGGGTCATAACTTGGTGAAATCATATACTCCCCACTCTCAAGTTGATCAAGGTCAACAGATGTTTCTACAAGAGCAATGAACTTTTTCAAGTGATCATCATCGGTTAATGACTCAAAGGTATCCAAATACCTTTCCTTGATCAAGGACGAAAATTGTCCATCATAGCGTTCCAAAACGCCTATTATATATGGAATTCGTATGCTTGACTGCATTCAAAAGACACGGCCAGTTAGAAAATGAGGCGCTTTTAATTACATGAGATTGTCCCAACAAGATGTTAAATAGCTCTGGACACATAAATATGTAATATTATTTCGAGATATAACGCAAGGTAATCAAGTAGTCTATCCTGAATAATGTGGCTGGCCTGGGCCAAGGAAAACTTAGAGCTAGTAAGGCGAGGATAAAAACAGGAACTAAGAAGAATGAACAGGAACTAATAAAAAGTGAACATCATTAAAGTTTTTTTCTGAGGTCAACAATCATTCAATTGCATCATCAATGTTGATTGTACTAAGATTACATTATCATCTTAACTAAAGCAGCAAATGAGAATAATAAAGAACatgtaaaaataaatgaaaagatcAGCCTTGCAGCTGGTTCTTTCAATATTATTGCTAATAAATAGACAAGGTGCACAAGGACTTCATTTGAGACTACTTATAATGAGTGAGCATGGGGAAATAAGTAGGCATTCACCTGATAAAGTTTCACAACATGCTTCAAACCAGCTTTTTTCTTCTCAATATTGTTCACTAGTCGCTCAATATCTGAAATTCTTTTGAAATGCTGCCTCAGATCTTGGCGAAGTGCAGCATCCTCTACAAAAGCCTGTACCAAGTCCAGTCTGGTGTTGATTACCTTTACATCTAGTAAAGGCTGTTTTAGCCACATATGAAGCAACCTTTTTCCCATCCCAGCAGTACAGGTTCTATTCATAAGACCAAATAGACTGAAATTTTTGTTTGCATCAGTTTTGCTCTCAAGGACATTAAGAGCCCTCATGGCAGCAGAATCTAATTTCATATAGCTGTCAAGGTTGTACTCTCTGAGTGTATAATTCCCGTAATTGCTTTCATCTGCAAGTAGTTCTGCGTAACATAGTAATGCCCCTAAAGCACCCGGTGCACATTCAAACCCAGAAATTAAATCTCGAACTGGTTCAATCGAACCTTTGACAAGCCTACCAAGATCCTGCACCAAATCCCttgttttaaattcatttttctttctctcAGTTACCATCACTCCACATCTAGTCAATGCATCATGCAAAGTTCTATATTCACTGGATTTACCACTCTCAGGTGGCAAAAGGCACTCCTTGCAACCAAGAGCTACCAAGACCGACTCCAAGTTTGTAAAGTGACTGTCATCAAGAAATTCAGCCAATCCCACAATTCTCTTTGTTAAATCAACATAACTTAGCCCAAGAGTGCACCCATTTTCACGGAAGTTTGGAATGACTGCAACAATCACAGGGGAATCCTGCATTTCATTGTTGGCAAACAAAATATCTTCAAAACTGCCTAGATTTCCGGGAGTCCCATTTTTTACCAGTCTCCAATTGGATCCACTGCCCTCATAGAGCTCAAGCGTGTGATCTGTTCTTTCCAACAAGAGATTGCGGGCAATTGTTTCAAACATATTCTTGCTAATACTCACACTCGAAAGACCATCAGGTCCACCTAATTGTCGCAAAGAAGTAGTTGTATGGTAATATGTCTTTGCAATAAAGGCTGCATTTTCACCATGTGATGTGTAATAGTcctacatatattttttttaaatattaatagaGAAAATGAAgagtcaaattaattattaaaaaaaatctaactaccAAGAAAAAATGGTGATTCTTATTCGAATCATAAAATTCAACTAACAAAGAAATAGCACTAGCTGTGGTGACGAAGGATGTAGTTTGTGGCACGTTTTCTCCATCTATAAATAGCTAATGATACAAAATGCTCGATGTCTACCGTCATAATTGTAGTTGCTTAAATTTAATTCTTCAACTTTAATAAACAGAGTATTTCTAAATAAACCGTAACAAGTATAGTACCATTTTTTCAGCTTTAAGTTATTGCACATAGTTTTTGCCAAAGAAGACATACGATAACAAGAATCACTCCCATATACCGACAAGCCTGA
This window contains:
- the LOC126687262 gene encoding DNA mismatch repair protein MSH2; amino-acid sequence: MEEDNKLPELKLDAKQAQGFLTFFKTLPHDPRAVRVFDRRDYYTSHGENAAFIAKTYYHTTTSLRQLGGPDGLSSVSISKNMFETIARNLLLERTDHTLELYEGSGSNWRLVKNGTPGNLGSFEDILFANNEMQDSPVIVAVIPNFRENGCTLGLSYVDLTKRIVGLAEFLDDSHFTNLESVLVALGCKECLLPPESGKSSEYRTLHDALTRCGVMVTERKKNEFKTRDLVQDLGRLVKGSIEPVRDLISGFECAPGALGALLCYAELLADESNYGNYTLREYNLDSYMKLDSAAMRALNVLESKTDANKNFSLFGLMNRTCTAGMGKRLLHMWLKQPLLDVKVINTRLDLVQAFVEDAALRQDLRQHFKRISDIERLVNNIEKKKAGLKHVVKLYQSSIRIPYIIGVLERYDGQFSSLIKERYLDTFESLTDDDHLKKFIALVETSVDLDQLESGEYMISPSYDPALSALKDEQESVELQIYNLHKRISQDLDLPQDKGLKLDKGTQFGHVFRITKKEEPKIRKQLTTQFIVLETRKDGVKFTNTKLKKLGDQYQRIADEYTSCQKEIVNRVVRTAATFSEVFESLAGMISELDVLLSFAELASSCPTPYTRPIITLSNVGDIILEESRHPCVEAQDWVNFIPNNCKLVRGESWFQIITGPNMGGKSTFIRQVGVIILMAQVGSFVPCGKASISVRDCIFARVGAGDCQLRGVSTFMQEMLETASILKGATENSLVIIDELGRGTSTYDGFGLAWAICEHLILEIKAPSLFATHFHELTALADEKADPLMKQITGVANYHVSAHIDSCNRKLTMLYKVEPGACDQSFGIHVAEFANFPESVVALAREKAAELEDFSPNAIVSNDVAEKVGSKRKTQHDPEDMSKGAARAHQFLKEFSDMPLENMDLKEAMQKVKKLKNELEKDAGNCQWLKQFF